The following is a genomic window from Nicotiana tabacum cultivar K326 chromosome 3, ASM71507v2, whole genome shotgun sequence.
AAACAATGTTAGGTTGAAATTGAGCGGAAAAAAAAGTATTTAgaattgaaattggaaaaaatatCCGAAAGTTTATGTAACTGTGTTTGAATATAAACTCATTTAAttaaaaaatgaagatttgataCTGAAAACTGTTGCTCCTATCTTCTCTTGAAATATTCTTCAAGTAAGTTTTTCAACATTTCACCAAGACTTTAAATATTCTAGTTCTAGTTAATAGTTGAGCATTCTAATGGCTaaggaaatttttttaaaaaaatactaaaattcatatgtgcaaatacttgacacTTCCTCAcagtggcggacccaggattttgtgcaagcagattcaatcttagaagtacataactttagtcgtaaaatCGTAGTTGTCAtgtgggttcaaataaaatatttatacaaaatttatgctGCTTTGatcataatttatacatatacacagtatTGTTTTTTGGTGAGTGCGTCCGCCAGTTCCTCAGTGAAGAATGATTCTTCcatataatctttcaataactagACATTCGAACTTTTTTCTTCAAACAGTTTTACTCCAAAAACTTCTCCCCAAAGGAATACTGTCCAAAACTAGTCTATTTATGTTCAATCTGGTTCTAGCGGTTGACAAAGGAATACTGCAACACATTATTACCATTCCTTGTACATAATCTGTTTCGCGTGCAGCCAAAGGAAGGAACAAGGCACTATAGCACCCAGTAAGTCCGCAAATACTTTTCCAGAATTGAAGTGATATCTTTCATTTTGACCAAATGATATTGGAAATCTCAAAATGCAAACATTACAGCTACAAGGATGATACCGTGATACTGAACCCAAAAATCTTATCCTGCATCCTCAATTAAGTGTCTAGCCTCAGACTATCAAAAtcattaaaagaaaaactacaaTTGACTCAATACAATATGACCTTCAACACGGATGCACCTTACAGATTTCCTTTAACTGATCGGAAAGCACCAACTCTATTGCTTGGGCTTCATGTAAGATCTACTGAAACTCCTTAAGTTTTCCAAGGCAGTTCGAATTTGATCAGATATGGTCATGTACAGACATCTCTGTGCTGCCTCGTCCAGTCCACCAAGGATGGTTCTGGGCCACCGCCCACTGGAAGATGATGAATCCCGAGATTGAGATAGAGCCATCTCTCTCAGTTCAGGTAGGTTGAATTCCATTGGCTCACCAACAACTATTTTTATCTCCCGGTTCCATAAAGGAACTGGAGGTCTTCTCCCACAAGCATAATTCTCTGGCATAACCTGAAAATTGATCAAAGCAAAGAATGTCTAATCATCCCAAGGATCAACTTTAAAGTTAATCAAATAAAAAGCTGATTCAGAATCATAATCCACACTTAATTTGGAAACAAAAATATGTATCCCTGTCCATAGAAATACAAAGGATAGCTGACAGTAATGACCGTCATGACACTTAGGCCACTCTTATTCTCTTTTCTTACGTTGGAACAGGAGGGAAAGGAGAAAGCAACTATGGCATTGGTAAGGCATGTCACCTTGTTAGTGAAGTTGACAAAAGAGTCAATGGACAGTTTAACAACATTGAAGCAGTGCCACAAATCCATCAGATTTTGAAAAACACTGTTAATACTGCATTACCTCTAGTCCTCTAACCTACACTACATTTTTTCTACAATAAAATTAGCTCCACCGAAAAGCGGGGGAAATTTAGCAACCAATGAACAATATATAAATAAACAGGTATAGATTACAGAATCACAACAATCCGAACATCCCCAAGAAGGTCTGCTTCTTGTGCATAATGTATTACCACCAAAAGCAACTAAAACCCAATGGATCCATTGCTATTTTGCATTGTTCAATTCCCTGTGTATGAGCAGACTATGTCAAGAACCTACCTTTTCAAAACCATGATGGACAATAGGCAAGACAATTGGAGTCACAGGGGCACGAGCAATGAGACTGGCAGTTCCCCACTTCAATCGTCTTATTGGAGCATCTTCTTGACAGACCTTCCCTTCTGGAAATGTATGCAACTGCCCATTTGGAAATTAGTCTTTCACCGAGCAGTGGATCATTTCAAATGCAACATTTAATACTAGAATAACACGATATAACTTTTGGGGAGCGTGTATTCATTTTAGTGCAATACCAATTGGGTAAATGATAAAACCACCCTAATCAGATGCAAAAATTTGAATTGTACATAACCCCTCGAGTGTAACAAAAAATTCAATTGATTTAAGCAGAAATCTGCAGAATTCGACACCAACGTTCATAACCAAATGAAGGGTCCATGGTATGGGGTAAAAGAAGCATTACCCAGGCTCCGTCACTCAAACGATCAAGAGCTTCATTCATATGTTCTTGATAGATTCCACCCCCTCTTGTTATTGGTATACATTTCCCTGCACGTCTCCACACCGTGAGAAGCAAGCCACACTAAGAACGACGCCTTTTTTTAATTATATGATTCTTGTGAGTCTGCAAGTGAACCCCAAAACCTCAAAATCCCCTAAGGTCCACCAAATAAGAGTCCTCCACTACTTGCTTTAACAAGGGAAATATGAAATATTAAATTGACTATTATACATGTCAGTGGAGAATAAACCACACAAGCACACATCCAAATCTAAAATTATTCTCAATATGGATGCATGGGTGCAGATAGGAATAGCTGCTCAACATGGAAGCTTGTTGTACAGAAGCATGAGTGCAGATCCGAACAACTGCTCATTATGAAACTTAATATCCGTGTAAATGGCAAGAAACCACATTAGCATGCATGCAGATACAAAAAAGTGCTAATATGGAAGCTTCATATCCACGTAAATGGCACAGAAACCACATAAGCACGGTTGAAGATTTGAGCTAGTACTAAGATGCAAATTTTTTAAGTGAATGATCTCCAGATATTCTCAAAGTCCTTGATTGAACATCATTATGCAAAAGCATGCTCCATCCTTCCTAGAAGAACATAATTTTCTGCTGAAAATGCATGTCCACTGACAAAGCATTCATTTTCACTTTTGAGTTCTAGGGTAGTCTAATACAATATTTTCATAAGTAATAAAGTAAGGCATGAAAATACAAGAACAGAAGTGTACCAGACCAACAGATTACACACCAAGCCGGAAAAAATATGACAACGCTGTATTTTTAAAGCATATGTCTTCAGCTGCGAGTACCCATCTCGCCAGCTTCGCATCAGAAATTGGAAAACCTTTGAATCCCCACATAACTGGGTCATCCAACCTGCAGTTAGACACACAATAGAAATAAGAGACGGTAACTAAAAAAATCAAAGTATCCCGGAAAGTCACTAGACCAATGATCAAATCAATAATCAGCTATGCTTGAACCCCAAAATGGGGTTGGTTATATGGATCCTGTATATGCATTCCGTTATATGatggcacatttcattccaaaaATCAGCAAAGATTGAAATAAAAGGACGGGTAGTCTTATTATCCTCTCTCCCTTTAACTGACTGCACACAGACAAATTCTGTAAATCAATGTCCATTAACTGAGATTATAAGTAACCAGAAACCGGATTTCCCAAGCCAACTAAGAATGTCTACCTCAGTACCTAGGACGATAGTTAGATGTTATGACCATTTTGTGATCTCCACAGAATCTGAAACCTAAATGGCTAAAAGCATTCAAATGAATAATGGGTGTTCAACTCAGCAATCAATAACGAAGTAATCAATTTTCTCTACCAACTCTTGTATGCCCAGCAGCTTTGTAATGGCTATTTTATTcaacttgaagaaaaaaaaaacaagtttcTCAAGCAAATGTCTTAATGTAAGCATATATCAGAAACAAGGTTTTCTGAATTAAGAAGAGAATAAAGTGAAAGATTTATTAGGATGGAGAAGAGAGCAAGTGACTAACGTGGACATGTGATTGCTGACGGTGAGGAGAGGAACACCGGCAGGGCGGGATCGAACGAGCTGGAGGAGGGTGTCGCCGTTGTGGACAGTGGTGGTGTTGAGTAGATTCGCCACCGCCTTCGCGAACGAACCTACCGCCGTGATCACCATTTTCCTCGGAAGACCACCTAGGTGGCTTGCTCTCGCCGCCCACTCCATCGTCCGACCACCCACCATTTCTCTAACACTGATATTCAAGCCCGCCGGCATAAAACTTCTTTTGTTTGGGCACCAATTTGTCTATTTGCCAAGTGTTATGCGAAGAAAATGCCATGTGACTATTTTAGTTAAAATTAGGTAAAATTAGtttatctttttgaatttgaatttcaaAATACTGAAATATCTACCcttttacattttttaaaaattaatttaccaACAACGATTAATTATGGAAAGTTACCAAGTAATAAAATTTGGGAACGATTGTGTGCAAATTCTAATGATGataattagtttattttttaaatttgaatatgaAAATACCAACAAGATCCAATAAAATATCTCTTCAACCTCTTTGTTGgtcattttgaggaaatacaagaTCCGCAATTCAATATgtgtattttcaaatttagaaccTATGGCACCTGTCAAATCCACAAGAATTTGACAATACTGAACTCGTTGGTAATTAAATCTTTCTCAtattttttcagttttagtttacTTTTCTTTATATGTTTTCTTATGATTGTGACATGAAAAAAAATCTCAATCTCAATATCTGATGTATCTAAAATTTTAGTCCTTGCGGATtagtttaattaaaaaaattaattgtcAAATATTGATGAAGAATCAACTTTTATCATATCATCTTCTTCACTTTCTTATGCATTTTAAGCTTTTCATCTCATTATGGAACATACATTCCACCATTTTCATATTTATGAGTAGCTGGAAACATTTTCAACGGACAGGTTATAGTTTGAATACCAAGCTCATCTTATAATTAGGAGTAGTTGAAAATTAAGCTCCTAAACATGAGTTCCAGGAACTATGAATTTATGATCCAAATCACTCCAATTATAGTAAAAGTTgaagtttaatatttaatttgaatttctttattttgttagttGCATAACCATTTAGGTGGAATGTtagtgtgacgacccaaagggccATCACTtattttcttacccattatgtgcttctgaggccttgaaaacctcatttagagtcgcttcgatttgcgtgcgcagtccaggaGCGTAGCTGAAAAGCTTAAATacgaaattctgtgaaaaatgctaagttttgatattaaaatgaataaatttgacttcggtcaatattttgggtaaacggacccggacccgtgatttgacggtctcggagggtccgtaggaaaatatgggacttgggcgtatgcccggaatcggattccgaggtcccaagcccgagaaataaatttttgagtgaaattgctttcttgaaataattaaggaaattataaatgaaatttgattataagactatggtatcgggcccgtattttggttccggtgcccggtacaagtcttatatatgttttgaatcactcctgtaaagtttggtaaacggacgtcgtttgacgtgatccggaccctaattgggaaattgatgtttaaaaggaaatctgagaaaaattcattgatcttgaggtttaattcgatgtttttATTTTGGCGAattgattacacgaatatgttCGGATAATGTTTTTGAGATTGTGTAAATATTTGGgttagagtttcgagggctcgggtgagtttcgagtaggttccgagatgccttaggcttaaaaagatcagatgttgcaggttcagaaaatattgcaggtctctgaaccctcttgcgtggtccgcgagaaatcgcgtgcggCCGTGGAAGGGCCAGCGCGGCCGTGGTCGCCTTTGAGCGGTCCGCAGTGGatgttgtgcggccgcggtcggctttatgcggtccgcacgaGGCTATGatctgcaggtcttcagggaggcctgtgcagccgcggtcctttttgtgcggtccgcacagggagtTTTAGAGGAGTATAAATtcacgtgaatttcagttatttttacacttttcaaaactccaaaacgtaagaggcgattttctaaacaactttccttctccaaaacgattggtaagtgattcctaactcattttcttcacttcttaacatctttttacttgatttcaacttcaaatcaaagattttcatggggaaattggatgttttgggtagaacctaggttttctaaaattggggatttggacctcaatttgaggtctgatttcaaaacaaaccatatatttggatttgtaggggaatgggtaaccgggttttggtccgaatctcaagTTTCGACCAAATGGGCCCGGggcatttttgacctttttgggcaAAACCTtgtaaaacttattttcatgcattggggttgactcattagcatttattgatgtaattaagtaacttatgactagattcgagcggattggtggtggaatcaagaggtaaagctataattgagacttgagtggtgttcaagacatcgaggtaagtgtttggtctaaccttagcttgagggattaggagtggagtcatatttgctacttgcttcttgttgagtacgacgtataggcatggtgacgagtatctatacattggtgtcgagcatgaccgtgagtcttaaattgaaagtggtTGTGTCCTTAAATGACATTCCAggtgctttaattaatgatcttctatattgCGCAAAGAATTGTTCTATCCTCGCAGATCTTATTTATGTTTGAGCAttgtcattatttgggctgagtacaagctaagttaagattggttatagctgattcacccttgccgggatgattgtttCGATATctttgttcccttaccgggaaactattatattgcttttgttccctcGCCAGGAGGTTATTATATCGCTtatgttcccttgtcgggatttcttttaattgtataatgaaatgggagcgggtggtacgcctaccacaagatattatgaaatgggagcgggtggtacgcctaccacaagatataatgaaatgggaatgggtggtacgcctaccacgagatatgagaaatgggatcgggttgcacacctgcaataagatgaaactgaaagtgaaagttgcctttattttcttcatttgtgatagaagttatattgctaacttccttattattccctgttattttcttttaattgctatccctgaagcatgtttcccttccccagctttaactgcttattacttgtttacttttccgccatatattgtataactacacaggtttatctggagtatagtcctagcctcgtcactacctcgccggggttaggctagacacttaccagcacatgaggtcggttgtgctgatgctacactctgtgctcttttgcacagatccaggtcttggacagcagcagtagtgcgggagccagccttcagtccagtgagacaccgaggtagccctgcaggcgtccgcatgccCGGCGTCTCCTCGAGGTAGCCTTCATGTACTCgagacaaacaatttatattttctttcaaacggttgtatttagtactcttagaagttcatgagtaatgtgacaccagttcttgggtagaggcatatgttgattctcgcattattgtttcgtcttctttaatttaagtctttcgcataattatttaattctgttgcttcatgttatcactgataactgttaaaagaagtaattgttaatgaagtaagcagttaaagattggcttgcctagctcacattagtaggcgccatcacgactcccaatgatggaaaatccgggtcgtgacagctaGATTTTGGTTGGAGCCTTATCTTATTCAATCTTTGAGAAATAAACAAAACTTAAAATGTCTCAAGCATCTTAAATATATCCTTCGTGAAGTAGAGTGTTTCAAAAATGCCCAATGAAATGTAACCATTAATCTATGATTCGTTATCTTCCTACTGTCTTATCAGCTATGTTGTTCGGACACTCCAAAAATATTGTCGCATCCGTGTCAGATCTTCCAAAAATACGCTAAATTTGGAGGATCTGACACGCACCCAACAACATTTTTGCGGAATCCGAATAACATAGCTTATCAGTACTCATTGAGAACTGAAGCAATCCCAATTATAGTAAAAGTTGAagtttcatatcaaatttgaattactttattttgttagttaattaatCATTTATGTGGAACGTTAGTTTTGCGGGCTTGAACCTtatccttctttctttctttctttttgtgagCCGTCGAATTCTCTTAATGTTTTATTAATGAAGCAACTTTTAAGGTGCTTAAAAAAATAGTATATCTGCAAGAGTGGATCTGTATATTTTTTGACTTAATTTTTTTATCATCTTATTAATAAAAACTGTATATTTTATTTATCTCTTTTATGTCTTATTTGTTTGGTATACCAATTGCTATATCTTATGTAGATTCTTCagaaatttattaattattatacatTCTTGCTTTATACTAACTTCAATTTTTTCGTTGATTTTTTTTGTCAATATTGTTGTAGATGTTATTGGCGAAATTGTGAGTTATGGAGATGTACATTCTATCAAACAAGAAGATAGAATCTGTATGTTCATGAACGTACGTTGAGATACAGGATTATGAGTAAGCTACCCaatattaattaaactaaataaatATTTCaataatttgttatttttattcacGTGCTAACCTTATAGTAATTGTAGGAGCAATAATATTTCTGCAACTTTTTTGTTATGCTTACTGATGACGAGGATATTATAAACAAATACAATCCTTCTCCACGTGCAGAGATATTCAAAGTATGTTTCTCTACTGaaatatttctcaaactttgctATTTGTGATTGAAGAAAATTTTAATtatgatatatattttttatagggTCAGGATTTCAATAATAACCAAGTCATTCATGAAGATAACGAAATCATGGTGATTTTACAACTCACCATTAACATTTTTttatattgttgattcttttaataaaattatttgcAGGTGTATACAATAATAAAACAATATGAATTATAGTTTCACTGTTGATTTTCacaactttttatattttaaatatgtagGATTCTATTGAAGATACTAACTTTATCGACGTTGCAAATACACCTGCCAATATGAGTATAACTAATGTCATATCAGTGGTTGAAGAAGATCTGTATGCTTAGTTGTCAGGAAATAAGATCAAGAAAGTTTTTAAGAAGAAGATATCATAAGGTGTTTACATATGTAACAAATGCAGAAACGAAGAATTATTTGATTAGTTAGTTTAGTAGTTTCGTTTGTTATGAAAAAGATATTTGAATCGTTTCCTGTTTTTTCTTGTATTTAACTTTTCCTGTTTCGTTAGTTTGGTAACTTCATCAGTTATGGACAACTTGTTTGAATATATCCACGCTTCATTCAATTTTTGAACTTCTCTTATTTAGATACATACAATAGTCCATACATTTTTAACTTAGTGGAAAGGCTACTTGAACGTGCCAGTGTTGGTTATTTTTAACTCATTTCACTGTTATATTGGTTCTCTATGTAGTCGAAAAAATTTCCTGGTTGATATATTTCTCATCAAGCTATCTAGAATTGATGTGAAACTGAAGCTTTATTGTATGACGGATAACCTTTAATTGATGTGAGGGTAAAGTTATCTCATTCGACTAAAGTAAATTGTCAATGAATTGAATGAGTATGGCGAATTTA
Proteins encoded in this region:
- the LOC107778550 gene encoding N-acylphosphatidylethanolamine synthase-like, whose protein sequence is MPAGLNISVREMVGGRTMEWAARASHLGGLPRKMVITAVGSFAKAVANLLNTTTVHNGDTLLQLVRSRPAGVPLLTVSNHMSTLDDPVMWGFKGFPISDAKLARWVLAAEDICFKNTALSYFFRLGKCIPITRGGGIYQEHMNEALDRLSDGAWLHTFPEGKVCQEDAPIRRLKWGTASLIARAPVTPIVLPIVHHGFEKVMPENYACGRRPPVPLWNREIKIVVGEPMEFNLPELREMALSQSRDSSSSSGRWPRTILGGLDEAAQRCLYMTISDQIRTALENLRSFSRSYMKPKQ